The DNA window AGGCCTTCTTGGTCAAAACGCCAATCCTTATAGGCAGCAGCACTGAGCTCTATGCAGTAGCGGCCAGGGGTGAAGCTGGATTCGATCACACCGTCGGCGCTGATCAGGCTTTGCCTTGCCAAGGCGTTGATCTCCAAAGTGTATCTCATGTGAGGGTCCAGGAGCTTAAATATAGGGTGCATCGCACTCAATTGCCTGTGGGCTGCCAATATAAATGGCTCCATGGTTGCATGTGTTCTTAGcctgcaattttttttttattaaaaacttgttAGAATGAATGAAATGAATATTGGAATGGAATGGTTCTGTTTTGCCTTACCAATGGTTGACTAATTGATGAACGCCTGCATCATTGGAACATACGTGAGATTTGGCTAGCTGCCAAACCCAGTTGGAGGTGGCATCGGCGGGCGGAGAAACGACTCGTTTAGAAGACCTTGAAGTTGGACGGGTGGAAGGAGGAAGGGTGAGCTCGATTGCTATTGGCTTAAGAGTGCCGGCGGGGGTCAAGAAAAAGATAGTTCGGGTTGCATAGGCTTTGCGCCCGTCAAGGGCGTTAATCTTGTCAATGAATGGGAAATAAGCATCGTGGTAGTCCAACATGTAAAGCTTATTCTGGTCAATAGCTTCTTGGACTGTCATGTTGTTAAGATAAGGTAGAATATCTTCTTCTTTCAGACCCCCCGACTCTTCATGTTGTTGTTGTAACACAGCCTTGTCGAGCTTGCTCACCGGCGGGAACACCCTTACCCTCTCGATATTCACAGGGTTAATACCCGCCACAGCTTGGCGTGCAAACTCCTCATCTCTCAACCAGGCAAACTTGTCCTCTGCGAgagacatttttatttaaatacaatacaatacatgCATACATGCATAGATActtgaaataaataaaggatagttagttagttagttagttactTGATATTATTTTGGGAGTGTCGTATTTGAGTAGTCCGCTGTTGCTGCTTCCTACAACCTGGGGGAGCTTCTTGAGGAGCTCGTCTTTAAAACCGAGCTTGAGCAAGACTCCTTCACTGTAGAGACTGTCGATGTCGGAGAAGCTTTTCAAGTCGCCATTATTGGAGGACATGGTTGTCATTAAAGAAGGCAAGAGGTTATGTATAACCGCCTTAAGCCTCCCTAACGAGAAGCTGTTCCGTTTGGACTCTTCAAAGCGTTCGTCTCTGGGCACGTACATTGGCAACGGCTTCTCCACTCGGCTCTCGGCAAGCAAATTGGAATCGGTTGGGGGACGACCGGTGCGGCACCTACGTGGGTAAGGGTTGTTTTCATTCCCACCCATTACAGGACGAGTCAAATCGATTCCTTTGTCTGGATTTCCCAAGTCGTTGTACACCTCGAAGTCGTATATCCTGTCTGATAATTTCCTTTCGCCTTCTCCCCCTCCTCTTAGATCTTTCAGTTCCTTTTCTCTCAACTCCCTTAATCCCGCCGGCGTTTGCTTCGGAAGATATGGCTGTGAAATCATTACAGTTACTATCTTCCATCTGacccatatatatattataaataaatgactaACTAACCTTGTTGGCAAAGAATATTCTGTTTCCGGGAAGATGATAAGCGGACTGAACCCAGGAATTGCAGGAAAAGTGAACCGGACCACAGGCGAAGCCTTCAATGGTTATGGTCTCGAGAAAGAACTCGTTTTGGTGCTTGTTGGTAACAGTTATTGCGCCGGGCAACCCGAAATCCGACGGCACCGTGAAGTCGGCTATGTAATTGACTCGTTCTGTTTTCAGATTGGCCTTCTTTGACCAGTCTTTGAGTGCGGCTTGGT is part of the Impatiens glandulifera chromosome 1, dImpGla2.1, whole genome shotgun sequence genome and encodes:
- the LOC124920561 gene encoding linoleate 13S-lipoxygenase 3-1, chloroplastic-like isoform X2 yields the protein MEMVIIGKEIIGCAVVHKSWPAVVVQVNQRRRRSNDQVWINPVVASGGETRKDHRQAASAAAMTTRKSTPILEPTAINLMIDTSPEKPVKFKVRAVATVRNKHKEDIKETIAKHIDSFADQIGRNVLFQLFSTEIDPRTNAPKKSNQAALKDWSKKANLKTERVNYIADFTVPSDFGLPGAITVTNKHQNEFFLETITIEGFACGPVHFSCNSWVQSAYHLPGNRIFFANKPYLPKQTPAGLRELREKELKDLRGGGEGERKLSDRIYDFEVYNDLGNPDKGIDLTRPVMGGNENNPYPRRCRTGRPPTDSNLLAESRVEKPLPMYVPRDERFEESKRNSFSLGRLKAVIHNLLPSLMTTMSSNNGDLKSFSDIDSLYSEGVLLKLGFKDELLKKLPQVVGSSNSGLLKYDTPKIISKDKFAWLRDEEFARQAVAGINPVNIERVRVFPPVSKLDKAVLQQQHEESGGLKEEDILPYLNNMTVQEAIDQNKLYMLDYHDAYFPFIDKINALDGRKAYATRTIFFLTPAGTLKPIAIELTLPPSTRPTSRSSKRVVSPPADATSNWVWQLAKSHVCSNDAGVHQLVNHWLRTHATMEPFILAAHRQLSAMHPIFKLLDPHMRYTLEINALARQSLISADGVIESSFTPGRYCIELSAAAYKDWRFDQEGLPADLIRRGMAVADPTQAHGVRLIMEDYPYAADGLLIWSAIENWVRTYVNNYYPDSNTIRSDWELQSWYAESINVGHADHSRASWWPKLATPEDLVSILTTLIWLASAQHAALNFGQYPYGGYVPNRPPMMRRLIPEEGDAEYSSFMADPQKYFLSALPSLLQATKFMAVVDTLSTHSPDEEYIGERHQPSTWTGEAEMVEAFYEFSAEIRRVEKEIERRNSDRRLKNRCGAGVLPYELLAPSSDPGVTCRGVPNSVSI
- the LOC124920561 gene encoding linoleate 13S-lipoxygenase 3-1, chloroplastic-like isoform X1, producing MEMVIIGKEIIGCAVVHKSWPAVVVQVNQRRRRSNDQVWINPVVASGGETRKDHRQAASAAAMTTRKSTPILEPTAIIISQQQQQQHPPNNLMIDTSPEKPVKFKVRAVATVRNKHKEDIKETIAKHIDSFADQIGRNVLFQLFSTEIDPRTNAPKKSNQAALKDWSKKANLKTERVNYIADFTVPSDFGLPGAITVTNKHQNEFFLETITIEGFACGPVHFSCNSWVQSAYHLPGNRIFFANKPYLPKQTPAGLRELREKELKDLRGGGEGERKLSDRIYDFEVYNDLGNPDKGIDLTRPVMGGNENNPYPRRCRTGRPPTDSNLLAESRVEKPLPMYVPRDERFEESKRNSFSLGRLKAVIHNLLPSLMTTMSSNNGDLKSFSDIDSLYSEGVLLKLGFKDELLKKLPQVVGSSNSGLLKYDTPKIISKDKFAWLRDEEFARQAVAGINPVNIERVRVFPPVSKLDKAVLQQQHEESGGLKEEDILPYLNNMTVQEAIDQNKLYMLDYHDAYFPFIDKINALDGRKAYATRTIFFLTPAGTLKPIAIELTLPPSTRPTSRSSKRVVSPPADATSNWVWQLAKSHVCSNDAGVHQLVNHWLRTHATMEPFILAAHRQLSAMHPIFKLLDPHMRYTLEINALARQSLISADGVIESSFTPGRYCIELSAAAYKDWRFDQEGLPADLIRRGMAVADPTQAHGVRLIMEDYPYAADGLLIWSAIENWVRTYVNNYYPDSNTIRSDWELQSWYAESINVGHADHSRASWWPKLATPEDLVSILTTLIWLASAQHAALNFGQYPYGGYVPNRPPMMRRLIPEEGDAEYSSFMADPQKYFLSALPSLLQATKFMAVVDTLSTHSPDEEYIGERHQPSTWTGEAEMVEAFYEFSAEIRRVEKEIERRNSDRRLKNRCGAGVLPYELLAPSSDPGVTCRGVPNSVSI